A single window of Gigantopelta aegis isolate Gae_Host unplaced genomic scaffold, Gae_host_genome ctg5832_pilon_pilon:::debris, whole genome shotgun sequence DNA harbors:
- the LOC121366464 gene encoding uncharacterized protein LOC121366464: MSHTPSMPYTPQGQTDVTPMNHTKVKVTESFTAVAHNNKAYNGYFLLEHMIDQSMYPTKIIYSRSKIMYMLMEIGLDIRVVGSLNVLPMILAALPKASELSELKKGYCPHYCNTQEHQDYKGPFPEPLMYGVDSMGTKE, from the exons ATGAGTCATACACCAAGTATGCCATACACACCCCAAGGTCAGACTGACGTCACACCTATGAAtcacaccaaggtcaaggtcacggaaa GCTTCACAGCTGTGGCCCACAACAACAAGGCCTACAATGGATACTTTCTACTGGAGCATATGATCGACCAGTCCATGTACCCGACAAAGATCATCTACAGCAGATCCAAGATCATGTACATGCTCATGGAGATAGGACTGGACATTCGCGTGGTAGGCAGTCTCAACGTGTTACCTATGATACTGGCGGCCTTACCCAAAGCTTCCGAGTTGTCTGAATTGAAGAAAGGGTACTGCCCACACTATTGTAATACCCAAGAACATCAAGACTACAAAGGACCCTTTCCAGAACCACTGATGTACGGCGTCGACTCCATGGGGAccaaggaatga